The region GGGGGCGGCGAGAGCGTCTATTTTAACATCGGCCTGTAATAACATTCTTCGACGATCTATACTGACAGTAGTCCTCTCTATATTTCCTTGACATACGGCATATAAGGCATAAAATTACTATAGTGAGCTCAGATAAATCAATATAATGCCGCTAAATACCGCTAAAAACCTGTTAACCGTTAAAGAAGTCGCAGAATTTCTTCGCATCAATCCCATTACCGTTTACCGCATGGCCCAAAACAACAGTATTCCCGCGTTAAAGATCAATTCCAGCTGGCGATTCCGGTTGGATTCGATCGAAAAATGGTTGGAGGAGAAAGAAATATTCAATGGCGCGTCTAAGATCCACAAGGGAGGTCGGGTATAAATGAAAATATTTAAAAAGGTAGGAATGATCGTGTTGTGGCTGGTGATCTTGATAAGTTTGGGTTGGGCTTCGGTCCCGGATAAATTATCATACGAAGGGAGGTTAACCGACAAAAGCGGGAACCCTATCACCACCGCCAAAACCATCGAATTCCGGATCTACGATGCCGCCACCGCGGGTAATTTAGTCTGGGGCGAAGAAACCCAGAGCGTCACCCCGGACGAGCAAGGCGTATTTAGCGTCCTGCTGGGCGGCGCCAAGCCGTTGACCGCGGCGGTCTTTAGCGGGCCCCGGCGATTTTTGGAGATCACGGTCGACAAGGAAGCCCTGAGCCCCCGCACGCGGATCGTTTCCGTCGGTTACGCGTTCATGGCCGCCACCGCCCAGACGATCGAAAACGGCGCGGTCACCAACGAAAGCATTGCCGACCGGTCGATCACGAATGCCAAAATGGCTAACGGCCAAATCGTTAAGAAGATAATCGCCGGCTCAGGGCTGATCGCCAGCGGCGATGAAGGGGAGGGTGTCGGCCAGGTTACTTTAACGGTTACCGCCACCGGAGCGGCGGGAGCAAACCCGGCGCTCTCTAATCTCTCTACGGTTGCGGTCAATGATTCACTGGTGCCCGGGAGCGGAAACAGTATCGATCTGGGCAGCGCGGACAAGACCTGGCGGAGCGCTTATCTTGGTACTAGCCTGGTCTTTAAGGGGACCAATCACAAAACGACCATCACTCCGACCGATCCCACAGCGGACAGGAACATCACCATTCCCAACGTGAGTGGCTGGGTGCTCGTTGTTCCCTCCGGTTTAGTTAGGAATCAAGATCTGGAAAACGGTGCCGTCTCAAAAGAAAAACTGGACGTGCCGGCGATCAACTCTGCGACCGGCAAGGTCAAGGCCCTCAACTCGGATTATCTGGAGAATACCGATGGGAGCCAGTTAACCGGGATAACAGCGACCCAAGCGGCTTATGCGAATACGGCCGGTAGCGCCGCGACCGCTAACAACGCTAATTACGCGACCAGCGCCGGCACCACTGCGACCGCCGAGTCGGCCAACTACGCCAATACAGCCGGTACGGCCGCAAACGCTAACAATGCCAATTACGCAACCAGTGCCGGCACCACTGCGACCGCCGAGTCGGCCAACTACGCCAATACTGCCGGCACGGCCGCAAACGCCAACAACGCTAATTACGCGACCAGCGCCGGCACCACTGCGACCGCCGAGTCGGCCAACTACGCCAATACTGCCGGCACGGCCGCAAACGCCAACAACGCCAATTACGCTAATTCCGCCGGGACGGCCGAAACCGCCAATACGGCAAACAACGCTTTGACAGCTAACTCCGCCGTGACGGCGACCACCGCCAATAACGCTAACTATGCGAATAGTGCCGGGACTACTGCCACTGCCGAGTCGGCCAACTACGCCAATACAGCCGGTACGGCCGCAACTGCCAATAATGCCAACTACGCAAATTCCGCCGGCACCGCTGCCACTGCCAACAATGCCAATTACGCGAATACGGCCGGGACTGCAGCAACTGCGGAGTCAGCCAATTCCGCTCTCGTAGCTAATACGGCTACCCATGCTACGACAGCCAACAACGCCAACTATGCGACGAATTCGGGAACGGCCGAAACTGCCAACACGGCGAATAACGCTTTAACGGCTAATTCCGCCGTAACAGCGACCACCGCCAATAACGCCAACTACGCGACGAATGCCGGGACGGCGGAAACGGCCAATACGGCGAATACGGCGAATAACGCTTTAACGGCCAACTCCGCTGTGACAGCGACCACCGCTAATAACGCTAATTACGCGACGAATGCCGGTACGGCAGAAACGGCCAATACGGCGAATAATGCTTTAACAGCTAACTCCGCCGTAACAGCGACGACCGCGAACAACGCAAACTATGCTACCAATGCAGGTGCAGCGGAGACAGCGAATACGGCTAACAACGCTTTGACAGCTAACTCCGCTGTGACAGCAACCACTGCTAACAATGCTAATTATGCCACCAACGCAGGAACGGCTGAAACCGCCAACACGGCAAACAATGCGTTGACAGCTAATTCAGCCACCCAAGCGACTACCGCTGATTCGGCGAATTATGCCAGGGTCTCGGGAACCGCAACGACTGCGGCGACGGCCAATGATGTTTCCTTTAACTATGCGGGATCTGAATCGAAGGGCGGAGCGGCCAATTCTGCTTTAACGGCCAACTCCGCTGTGACAGCGACGACCGCCACCAACGCCAACTACGCAACGAATGCCGGTACGGCAGAAACGGCCAATACGGCGAATAACGCTTTAACGGCCAACTCCGCCGTGACAGCGACGACCGCGAACAACGCAAACTAT is a window of Candidatus Margulisiibacteriota bacterium DNA encoding:
- a CDS encoding helix-turn-helix domain-containing protein, with the protein product MPLNTAKNLLTVKEVAEFLRINPITVYRMAQNNSIPALKINSSWRFRLDSIEKWLEEKEIFNGASKIHKGGRV